A genomic segment from Ruegeria sp. TM1040 encodes:
- a CDS encoding amino acid ABC transporter substrate-binding protein, with the protein MNNSVFFGALTVAGLAAGAAAAGTLDDVKARDKLNCGVSTGLVGFSAPNANGEWEGFDIAVCRAVAAAVLGDPSKVEYVPTTGKTRFTALASGEIDMLARNTTWTFSRDVDLKFEFVGVNYYDGQGFMVPKELGVSSAKELDGATVCIQTGTTTELNLADFFRANNISYEPVPIETNAEARQQYLAGACDVYTTDASGLAATRATFDDAANHVILPEIISKEPLGPLVRHGDNEWGDVVRWTLNAMIAAEELGITSANLAEKAAGTDNPEINRLLGTEGTLGEMLGLEADFAQKALAAGGNYGEIFAKTIGEDTPVGLARGLNAQWTDGGLLYAPPFR; encoded by the coding sequence ATGAACAATTCCGTATTCTTTGGCGCGCTGACCGTGGCCGGTCTCGCAGCCGGTGCAGCCGCAGCCGGCACGCTTGACGACGTCAAGGCACGCGACAAACTGAACTGCGGGGTCTCCACCGGTCTGGTCGGCTTTTCTGCGCCGAACGCGAACGGTGAGTGGGAAGGCTTTGACATCGCGGTCTGCCGCGCTGTTGCTGCAGCCGTCCTGGGTGACCCGAGCAAGGTCGAATACGTGCCGACCACCGGCAAGACCCGCTTCACCGCACTGGCCTCCGGCGAGATCGACATGCTGGCCCGCAACACCACATGGACCTTCAGCCGCGACGTTGACCTGAAGTTCGAATTCGTCGGCGTGAACTACTACGACGGTCAGGGCTTCATGGTCCCCAAAGAGCTGGGCGTGTCCTCCGCCAAGGAGCTGGACGGCGCAACTGTCTGCATTCAGACCGGTACCACCACCGAACTGAACCTCGCGGACTTCTTCCGTGCCAACAACATCTCCTATGAGCCGGTTCCGATCGAGACCAACGCAGAAGCGCGCCAGCAGTATCTGGCCGGTGCTTGCGACGTCTACACCACCGACGCATCCGGTCTGGCGGCAACCCGCGCGACCTTTGACGACGCAGCAAACCACGTGATTCTGCCGGAGATCATCTCCAAAGAGCCGCTCGGCCCGCTGGTCCGTCACGGTGACAACGAGTGGGGCGACGTTGTGCGCTGGACTCTGAACGCAATGATCGCAGCTGAAGAGCTGGGCATCACCTCCGCAAACCTGGCTGAGAAAGCTGCAGGTACCGACAACCCGGAAATCAACCGTCTGCTCGGCACCGAAGGCACCCTCGGCGAGATGCTTGGCCTGGAAGCTGACTTTGCTCAAAAAGCGCTGGCCGCTGGCGGCAACTACGGTGAGATCTTTGCCAAGACCATCGGCGAAGACACCCCGGTTGGCCTGGCGCGTGGTCTGAACGCACAGTGGACCGATGGTGGCCTGCTCTACGCACCGCCGTTCCGTTAA
- a CDS encoding replication-associated recombination protein A codes for MADLFDSEEAGARAAQNGASDAPRPLADRLRPRTLAEVIGQDQVLGAEAPLGVMLSSGSLSSLIFWGPPGVGKTTIARLLAQETDLHFVQISAIFTGVPDLKKVFEAAKIRRQNGQGTLLFVDEIHRFNKAQQDGFLPHMEDGTILLVGATTENPSFELNAAVLSRAQVLVLERLSLADLERLTQRAEQALERRLPLSPEARDALHQMADGDGRALLNLIEQVSAWKVDQPLGREALATRLMRRAAKYDKSGDEHYNLISALHKSVRGSDPDAALYWFARMLEGGEDPKYLARRLTRMAVEDIALADPQAQAICLQAWEAYERLGSPEGELALAQAVIYLALAPKTNAGYMAYKAARRLAKETGSMSPPKHILNAPTKLMAEQGYGKGYDYDHDAEDGFSGQNYFPDGVKRPVLYQPVERGFERELRKRTEFFAKKRIQRQGE; via the coding sequence ATGGCGGATCTCTTTGACAGCGAGGAGGCGGGCGCTCGGGCGGCGCAGAACGGGGCCAGTGATGCCCCGCGCCCGCTCGCGGACCGGTTGCGGCCCCGAACCCTTGCAGAGGTGATCGGGCAGGACCAGGTGCTGGGTGCAGAGGCGCCTTTGGGGGTGATGCTCAGCTCGGGGAGCCTCTCGTCGCTCATTTTCTGGGGGCCGCCGGGTGTCGGGAAGACCACCATCGCGCGGCTCCTGGCGCAGGAGACGGATCTGCATTTTGTGCAGATCTCGGCGATCTTTACCGGTGTACCGGATCTGAAGAAAGTGTTCGAGGCCGCCAAGATCCGGCGCCAGAACGGGCAGGGCACGCTCTTGTTCGTGGATGAGATCCACCGTTTCAACAAGGCCCAGCAGGACGGGTTCCTGCCGCATATGGAGGATGGCACCATCCTTCTGGTGGGGGCCACCACGGAGAACCCGAGCTTTGAACTCAATGCCGCGGTGTTGTCGCGCGCGCAGGTTCTGGTTCTGGAGCGCCTGAGCCTTGCGGATCTGGAGCGGCTGACGCAGCGCGCGGAACAGGCGCTGGAGCGCCGCTTGCCGCTGTCGCCCGAGGCGCGCGATGCGCTGCATCAGATGGCCGATGGCGACGGGCGGGCGCTCTTGAATTTGATCGAGCAGGTCTCGGCCTGGAAGGTCGACCAGCCCCTGGGCCGCGAGGCGCTGGCGACGCGGCTGATGCGGCGGGCGGCGAAATACGACAAATCCGGCGATGAGCATTATAACCTCATCTCGGCGCTGCATAAATCGGTGCGCGGTTCGGACCCGGATGCGGCCCTTTATTGGTTTGCGCGGATGCTGGAGGGCGGCGAGGACCCCAAATACCTCGCCCGGCGCCTGACCCGGATGGCGGTGGAGGATATTGCGCTCGCGGATCCGCAGGCGCAGGCGATCTGCCTTCAGGCCTGGGAGGCCTATGAGCGGCTAGGCTCGCCCGAGGGCGAGTTGGCGCTGGCGCAGGCGGTGATCTACCTCGCGCTCGCGCCCAAGACCAACGCGGGCTACATGGCCTATAAGGCGGCGCGGCGTCTGGCCAAGGAGACCGGGTCGATGTCGCCACCCAAACATATCCTCAATGCGCCGACCAAGCTGATGGCGGAGCAGGGCTATGGCAAGGGCTATGACTACGACCATGATGCCGAGGATGGGTTTTCGGGGCAGAATTATTTTCCCGACGGGGTCAAACGCCCTGTGCTTTATCAGCCGGTGGAGCGCGGGTTTGAGCGCGAACTGCGCAAGCGCACGGAATTCTTTGCCAAGAAACGCATCCAGCGCCAAGGAGAGTAA
- a CDS encoding trypsin-like peptidase domain-containing protein, whose protein sequence is MIRSLALPLTIALATALPLASPAETKIPQSQTEISLGFAPLVKEAAPAVVNIYAKIIRQDRARSPFADDPFFDDFFRQFAQPRPRVQNSLGSGVILSEDGIVVSNYHVVGEASDIRVVTNDRREYQAEVILADQASDLAILQLQDAEGLPHLGLRNSDEVEVGELTLAIGNPFGVGQTVSSGIISGLARTGTGGGQGFGYYIQTDAPINPGNSGGALIDVNGDLIGINTRILSRSGGSNGIGFAIPANLVREFVRQARAGAEEFQRPWAGMTGQPVDSDLAEALGLGQVDGMLISELHPQSPFVEAGFEVGDVVLAVDGEPVNSPSEMAFRLSVAELGGTSAVTRVRQGKTDTVEVALIEAPDTPAADPITLSERTPMPGLVVGRVNPQVITKMQLPLSTEGVVVMDPGPYAGRGGVRAGDLIFAINGEAVEAPEDVANLLMSSDRWMRMDLMRQGQRVSLRFRL, encoded by the coding sequence ATGATCCGCAGTCTCGCCCTTCCCCTGACGATTGCCCTCGCAACTGCTCTGCCGCTTGCGTCACCAGCAGAGACCAAGATCCCGCAGAGCCAGACCGAGATCTCGCTGGGCTTTGCCCCCTTGGTCAAAGAGGCCGCGCCCGCTGTGGTGAATATCTATGCCAAGATCATCCGTCAGGACCGTGCGCGCAGCCCCTTTGCCGATGATCCTTTCTTTGATGATTTCTTTCGCCAGTTTGCCCAGCCGCGCCCAAGGGTGCAGAACTCGCTCGGCTCTGGTGTAATCCTCTCCGAAGATGGCATCGTGGTCTCCAACTATCACGTCGTGGGCGAGGCGTCGGATATTCGCGTGGTGACCAACGACCGCCGTGAATATCAGGCCGAGGTGATCCTTGCGGATCAGGCGTCCGATCTGGCGATCCTGCAACTGCAAGATGCCGAAGGGCTGCCGCATCTGGGATTGCGCAACAGTGATGAGGTCGAGGTGGGCGAGCTGACCCTGGCCATCGGCAACCCGTTCGGGGTCGGTCAGACGGTGTCCTCCGGCATTATTTCCGGGCTTGCGCGCACCGGTACCGGCGGCGGGCAGGGCTTTGGCTATTACATCCAGACCGATGCGCCGATCAATCCTGGCAACTCTGGTGGGGCGCTGATTGATGTGAATGGCGATCTCATCGGGATCAACACGCGGATCCTCAGCCGTTCGGGTGGCTCCAACGGGATTGGCTTTGCCATTCCGGCCAATCTGGTGCGTGAATTTGTGCGACAGGCGCGGGCCGGTGCAGAGGAGTTTCAACGCCCCTGGGCGGGGATGACTGGCCAGCCGGTGGATTCCGATCTGGCAGAAGCGCTGGGCCTTGGTCAGGTGGATGGGATGTTGATTTCAGAGCTCCACCCCCAGAGCCCCTTTGTCGAGGCGGGATTTGAGGTTGGCGATGTGGTGCTGGCCGTGGATGGCGAGCCGGTGAACTCGCCCTCGGAGATGGCCTTTCGCTTGTCGGTGGCGGAACTGGGCGGCACCAGCGCGGTGACGCGGGTGCGTCAGGGCAAGACGGACACTGTTGAGGTCGCCTTGATCGAAGCGCCTGACACCCCCGCCGCCGATCCGATCACGCTGAGCGAGCGCACCCCGATGCCGGGTCTGGTGGTGGGACGGGTGAACCCGCAGGTCATCACCAAGATGCAGCTACCGCTATCGACCGAGGGTGTTGTGGTGATGGACCCCGGCCCCTATGCCGGACGCGGCGGCGTGCGCGCGGGGGATTTGATTTTTGCGATCAACGGCGAGGCGGTTGAGGCCCCCGAAGATGTAGCAAATCTCCTGATGAGCAGTGACCGCTGGATGCGGATGGACCTGATGCGTCAGGGCCAGCGCGTGTCTCTGCGGTTCCGGCTCTGA
- a CDS encoding HAD-IA family hydrolase: MTSALKLILFDVDGTLVDSQGTIVACMNEAFEREGLVPPSHAAILSIVGLSLPQALAQLAPEQSAQAQGALVEGYKQAYMAARQREGAAHSPLYPGAREVLDTLHAVPEYILGVATGKSQRGLDALIEGHDLGMFVTRQVADHHPSKPHPSMILTAMSETGIPPADTVMIGDTTFDMEMGRAAGVKTIGVDWGYHPAAHLRADHMLSDYRALPDLLRRIWSD; encoded by the coding sequence TTGACCTCTGCGCTAAAGCTCATTCTGTTTGATGTCGATGGCACCCTGGTGGACAGCCAGGGGACCATTGTGGCCTGCATGAACGAGGCCTTTGAACGCGAGGGGCTTGTGCCCCCGTCGCATGCGGCGATCCTCTCGATTGTGGGGCTGTCGCTGCCGCAGGCGCTGGCGCAACTGGCACCGGAGCAATCGGCGCAGGCACAGGGTGCGCTCGTAGAGGGCTATAAGCAGGCGTATATGGCAGCGCGACAGCGCGAGGGGGCAGCACATTCGCCGCTCTATCCCGGTGCGCGCGAGGTGCTGGACACGCTTCATGCGGTGCCGGAATACATCCTTGGTGTGGCCACCGGCAAATCTCAGCGCGGGTTGGACGCGCTGATCGAGGGGCATGATCTGGGAATGTTCGTCACCCGTCAGGTGGCCGATCACCACCCCTCCAAACCGCATCCCTCGATGATCCTCACGGCGATGTCGGAGACGGGCATCCCGCCTGCCGACACGGTGATGATTGGCGACACCACATTCGACATGGAGATGGGTCGCGCCGCCGGGGTCAAGACCATCGGCGTGGATTGGGGCTATCACCCGGCTGCGCATCTGCGCGCCGATCACATGCTTTCGGACTATCGCGCCCTGCCGGATCTGCTGCGCCGGATCTGGTCGGACTGA
- a CDS encoding multicopper oxidase family protein, with amino-acid sequence MNPSRRHVLAGLTACASLPALPRFAQASTETNVESAAHRLTLAPARQQIAPTDYPATDLWCVNGTMPGETLRRTQGARLVVEVDNQLPQATSLHWHGIRIDNAMDGVPGVTQDPIQPGTRFTYDFALPDAGTYWYHSHAQSVEQVERGLQGALIIEEPDAPDVDQDLPLVIDDLRVTAEAAIDANFAVPHDLSHAGRMGNILLCNGKMVADHPVKTGDRLRLRLINSANARIFTLGLQGLEGWVMAYDGMPLATPEALPDRLLLAPAQRVDLFVDVTAAAGEDAFLVQFERDGGYELARFPVASGTRARRPAPSALPPNPDFPIDLPSARSVDLITEGGAMAWLSGARFKGEDLSGQDLAQLGQFWAFNGSAGRPPEPFVTARLGETIRIRMVNDTRFPHAMHLHGMHFSEVRADGSLGPLRDTLLMLQGETREIAFQAHNAGDWLFHCHMLSHHAAGMGTWVRVTA; translated from the coding sequence ATGAACCCCAGCCGTCGCCATGTCCTTGCAGGTCTCACCGCATGTGCCAGCCTGCCCGCCCTGCCCCGCTTTGCACAGGCCAGCACAGAGACAAATGTGGAATCAGCGGCGCATCGTCTGACCCTTGCCCCGGCCCGCCAGCAGATTGCACCAACCGACTATCCCGCCACAGATCTGTGGTGCGTCAACGGCACAATGCCGGGCGAAACCCTGCGCCGGACACAGGGCGCGCGTCTGGTGGTTGAGGTCGACAACCAGCTCCCGCAGGCCACAAGCCTCCATTGGCACGGCATCCGCATCGACAATGCCATGGACGGGGTGCCGGGCGTCACCCAGGATCCGATCCAGCCCGGCACGCGCTTCACCTATGACTTCGCCCTGCCCGATGCGGGCACATATTGGTATCATTCCCACGCGCAATCGGTGGAGCAGGTCGAACGTGGCCTGCAAGGCGCATTGATCATCGAAGAACCCGACGCGCCCGACGTGGATCAGGACCTGCCGCTGGTGATCGACGACCTGCGCGTCACAGCCGAGGCGGCGATAGATGCCAATTTCGCCGTGCCGCACGATCTGTCACACGCCGGGCGCATGGGGAACATCCTGCTCTGCAATGGCAAAATGGTTGCCGATCATCCCGTCAAAACCGGAGACCGCTTGCGCCTGCGCCTCATCAACAGCGCCAATGCGCGTATCTTCACCCTCGGCCTGCAGGGCCTCGAGGGCTGGGTGATGGCCTATGACGGTATGCCGCTGGCCACCCCTGAGGCGCTGCCGGACCGGCTCCTGCTTGCCCCCGCCCAGCGCGTCGACCTCTTTGTGGATGTGACCGCAGCCGCAGGCGAAGACGCCTTCCTTGTACAGTTTGAACGCGATGGTGGCTACGAGCTTGCGCGCTTCCCGGTGGCTTCCGGCACCCGCGCCCGCCGCCCCGCGCCCAGCGCTCTGCCCCCCAATCCCGACTTCCCGATCGACCTCCCGTCCGCGCGCAGCGTCGATCTCATCACCGAGGGCGGCGCGATGGCGTGGCTCAGCGGCGCCAGGTTCAAGGGCGAGGATCTCTCCGGTCAGGATCTCGCCCAATTGGGGCAGTTCTGGGCGTTCAACGGCAGCGCCGGCCGCCCGCCTGAGCCCTTTGTGACCGCGCGCCTCGGCGAGACCATTCGCATCCGCATGGTCAACGACACTCGCTTTCCGCATGCGATGCACCTCCATGGCATGCATTTCTCCGAGGTCCGTGCGGACGGCAGCCTCGGCCCCCTGCGCGACACACTCCTGATGCTGCAGGGAGAGACCCGCGAGATCGCTTTTCAGGCGCACAACGCAGGCGACTGGCTCTTTCACTGCCATATGTTGTCGCATCACGCCGCGGGCATGGGCACATGGGTGCGCGTCACAGCCTGA
- a CDS encoding RluA family pseudouridine synthase has product MSGVQMITVTEDDGGQRIDRWLRRLFPHVNQGRIEKMCRKGELRLDGGRVKANTRVEAGQVVRVPPLAESDMKPAEARPVKISDADAKMIRDCVIYKDDDVLVINKPAGLAVQGGSGTTKHVDGLSEALRFDAEDKPRLVHRLDKDTSGLLVLARNRKAAQGLTAAFRHKNTRKIYWALVAGVPTPYLGEIKTGLVKAPGHGKSGEGEKMIPVDPRDVDATPGAKRAHTYYATLYRVASRASWVAMEPVTGRTHQLRAHMAGMGHPIIGDGKYGGSGQENLGDGWGAQIGGLISKKLHLHARRLQFEHPVTGKVVTVTAALPDHMKESWDTFGWTEDLAADDPFETLF; this is encoded by the coding sequence ATGAGCGGCGTGCAAATGATCACCGTGACCGAAGACGACGGCGGCCAGCGGATCGACCGCTGGTTGCGGCGTCTGTTCCCGCATGTGAACCAGGGCCGCATCGAGAAGATGTGTCGCAAGGGCGAGCTGCGTCTGGATGGCGGTCGCGTCAAGGCCAACACCCGTGTTGAGGCGGGACAGGTTGTGCGGGTGCCCCCGCTGGCCGAGAGCGACATGAAACCGGCCGAGGCGCGCCCGGTGAAGATCTCGGATGCTGACGCCAAGATGATTCGCGATTGCGTGATCTACAAGGACGACGATGTTCTGGTGATCAACAAACCGGCCGGACTGGCGGTGCAGGGCGGCTCTGGCACCACCAAACACGTAGATGGCCTCTCGGAAGCACTGCGCTTTGACGCCGAGGACAAGCCGCGGCTGGTGCATCGTCTCGACAAGGACACATCCGGGCTCTTGGTGCTGGCGCGCAACCGCAAGGCGGCGCAGGGGCTGACCGCAGCCTTTCGCCACAAGAACACCCGCAAGATCTACTGGGCCTTGGTGGCAGGCGTGCCGACGCCCTACCTTGGCGAGATCAAGACCGGGCTCGTAAAGGCGCCGGGACATGGCAAATCCGGCGAGGGCGAAAAGATGATCCCCGTTGATCCGCGCGATGTGGATGCCACGCCCGGGGCAAAGCGCGCGCATACCTATTATGCCACGCTCTACCGCGTTGCGAGCCGTGCAAGCTGGGTCGCGATGGAGCCGGTGACGGGCCGCACCCACCAGCTGCGTGCGCATATGGCGGGCATGGGGCATCCGATCATTGGCGATGGCAAATATGGCGGCTCGGGTCAGGAGAACCTCGGCGATGGCTGGGGCGCGCAAATCGGCGGTCTGATCTCGAAGAAACTGCACCTGCATGCGCGCCGTTTGCAGTTCGAACACCCCGTCACCGGCAAAGTGGTGACAGTGACTGCCGCGCTGCCCGACCACATGAAAGAGAGCTGGGACACCTTTGGCTGGACCGAGGATCTGGCCGCCGACGACCCGTTTGAGACGCTGTTTTGA
- a CDS encoding ATP12 family chaperone protein, translating into MSEWKQKRFWKAVSVEEDDSGFAVALDGRRVKTPAKTALLVPTRALADAIAAEWDAQEEQIDPLSMPYTRSANAAIDKVAVQFAEVADMLAEYGDSDLLCYRAESPEGLVARQSESWDAALDWAEGALGARLLPRAGILHAPQDSAALETLRTRVHQMTPFQLAAFHDLVGLTGSLILGFATAEGWRALDEIWEISRIDERWQEELWGPDDEAQAIEAQKKQAFEHAAAFYARA; encoded by the coding sequence ATGAGTGAATGGAAACAGAAGCGATTCTGGAAAGCAGTCAGCGTCGAGGAGGACGACAGCGGTTTTGCCGTGGCTCTGGACGGGCGGCGCGTGAAAACACCGGCAAAAACCGCGCTATTGGTGCCCACGCGCGCGCTGGCCGACGCCATCGCCGCCGAGTGGGACGCACAGGAGGAGCAAATCGACCCGCTGTCGATGCCCTACACGCGCTCTGCCAATGCGGCCATCGACAAGGTCGCGGTACAGTTTGCCGAGGTGGCGGATATGCTGGCGGAATACGGCGACAGTGATCTGTTGTGCTACCGCGCCGAAAGCCCCGAAGGACTGGTGGCGCGGCAGAGCGAATCTTGGGACGCAGCGCTCGATTGGGCCGAGGGCGCGCTGGGCGCACGCCTCTTGCCGCGTGCCGGGATCCTGCATGCACCCCAGGATAGCGCCGCTTTGGAGACCCTGCGCACCCGAGTGCATCAAATGACGCCGTTTCAGCTCGCGGCCTTTCACGATTTGGTGGGGTTGACCGGATCCTTGATCCTTGGATTCGCCACCGCAGAGGGCTGGCGCGCGTTGGATGAGATCTGGGAAATTTCGCGCATTGATGAGCGCTGGCAAGAAGAGCTCTGGGGCCCCGATGACGAGGCACAGGCCATCGAAGCCCAGAAAAAACAGGCCTTTGAGCACGCGGCAGCCTTCTACGCCCGCGCCTGA
- the crcB gene encoding fluoride efflux transporter CrcB produces MLITVLNVALGGAIGASCRYLIGVGVLRALGPTGFPVGVLGVNILGSALMGAFVVLAAHKGLTHLSPFVMTGVLGGFTTFSAFSLEAVTLFERGAYGQAALYIGLSAGLSIAALALGMMAARGVLT; encoded by the coding sequence ATGTTGATAACCGTATTGAATGTGGCGCTTGGGGGCGCGATCGGCGCAAGCTGTCGCTACCTGATCGGTGTCGGCGTGCTGCGCGCGCTGGGACCGACGGGGTTTCCGGTCGGGGTGCTTGGGGTGAATATCCTTGGCTCTGCCCTGATGGGGGCCTTTGTGGTGCTGGCGGCGCATAAGGGGCTGACGCATCTGTCGCCCTTTGTGATGACCGGCGTTCTGGGCGGGTTCACCACATTTTCGGCCTTCTCACTGGAGGCGGTTACCTTGTTCGAGCGTGGGGCCTACGGGCAGGCCGCGCTTTATATTGGCCTCTCCGCAGGCCTGTCTATTGCAGCCCTTGCCCTTGGCATGATGGCGGCCAGAGGAGTGCTGACATGA